A stretch of DNA from Tachysurus vachellii isolate PV-2020 chromosome 4, HZAU_Pvac_v1, whole genome shotgun sequence:
CATGTAGCTAAAAACCAAGGACACAGTCTATAAGGATAAAATCCATGTACATTTCTAGCAcaagttttaaaatatttggatGGAGTTGTCTATTTAGCAAGAACTTATTAAACGTACGTATGAAAGGAAGTTTAAAATAACAGTGGTAAATATGTCAGGATCTTAAGACGTCTTCTCAATCAGCTCCTTCAAACCACTTCGGAAATGGAGATTGGCTCCAATAGTGATGTAGCCCTGGAAGATCACATGGTAAATAGTGAGTTTGAATCAAAGTTTGGATTTGGCAAAAGGCCAGATGCGTCATAACTTACATCATGATACTCGACCATGTCCTCAATGAGGTCTATTCCATCTGGCAGAGGGATCTGTACGCCTTTTTTAGTGTAATcttgaaagaagaaaacaagtaTAACTTTCATGTACAACTGTTAAAatactcagctgtataaaatttttagaaagaaacattttaatttagagGTGGGTGATGTTCTGTTATGTAAACATTGGGAATGTCCCAAACGACAAGTTGAAGTGCTTAGAAACTACCTTTTAGTAATGTCCTGTATTGGCATGATGGTTTAAATTATAATACACACTTATTACACTtatagagagtgagagtatCTCAGAAGTGAGTaaacccctcacatttttgtaaatattttataccttttcatgtgacaagaaagtaaaactgaagaaacgacactttgctacaatctaatgtagtgagtgtacagcttgtataaccgTGTAAATTTACTGTCCTCTTAAAATAactaaacacacagccattgatgtctaaaccgctggccacaaaagtgagtacacccctaagggAAAATTTCCAAATTTGGCCCCATTgaccattttctctccctggtgTCATGCGACTCGGTAgcgttacaaggtctcaggtgtgaatggggagctgGTGTGTttaatttggtgttatcgctctcactctctcatactggtaactggaagttcaacatggcacctcatggcaaaggaCTCTCcaaggatctgaaaaaaaagaattgttgcccTTCTTAAAGATGGCGTAGGCTATAAGAAAATTGCCAAGACTCTGAAACTTTgctggccaagaccatacaggacaggttccactcagaataGGCCTCACCACggtcgaccaaagaagttgagtgtACATGGTCAGCGTCATATGCAGAGGTTGTGTTTTGGAAATAGGcctatgaatgctgccagcattgctgcataGGTTGATGGCGTGgggggtcagcctgtcagtgctcagaccatacgtcacacactgcatcaaattggccTGCATGTCATCCCAGAatgaagcctcttctaaagatgatgcacaagaaaaccaagacaagcagactaaatacatggattactggaaccatgtcctatggtctgatgagaccaagataaccttatttggttcagatggtgtcaagcgtgtgtggtggcaaccaggtgaggagtacaaagacaagtgtgtcttgcctacaatCAAGCATCCACCATCAAGAGATCCACATCAAGAGatccaccatgctttacagtgggaatggtgtacttttcaccatAGGCCTTGCTGACTTCTCTGAAATCATATCGTTTATGGTTATGActataaagttcaattttggtctcatcactccaaatgactccTGGGAACTTGAACATGCAGGTCATTGGTGTTCAAGTGCatccttattgtgctccttgaaagATAACCCCccatttttttccagagcagcctgtatttctctctaaGTTGTTTGTAGCTTTTTCTTTGCATCCTGAAAATttcttctggcagtagtgggtgaaatctttTTTTGTCTACCTGACcgtggcttagtatcaacagaacctcttattttccacctctttattagagtttgaacagtactgactggcatATTCAAGTGATAagatatctttttatattcttttcctGCTCTATAAAGGTCAACTACCTTATTACGCAGGTCaattggcagttcttttgtcttccccatggtgcagtgTCTAGCTTAGTCAGTGcgtcacctcatgagctgagaaacttaCTGACTATATTTATGCTCAGACACTACTGTAATTACAGGTGTGGAAACATcactttaatagccatttaaacctctgtgtatCAACcggtgtgtttataatgtggccaaacattcaatgatatgtaaacttttgatcagggtagtttaggtgatttcagttatcattaggttttaaaaaggagtcaaacaacttTGTGATAATTTATGACTTCAAGTGACCACTatctttaaataagaaaaaaaatactttgaattatcagtcatattttccaaataaatggcaatgtttaacGATTcctttcagggtatgcaaacttttgagcacaactgtagtTTTTATATTATGGGACATCTTGTGAACCTTTCAGGAAATAACACAGgctggaataaaaaataatgaaagtggGATAAAACACTTTCCTGTGTATATCTCTAGGATTTAGAGAACATGCTGAAAGTGCTGACATTTCTACccgttttattttttgttgtatttgctgttgtgtttctaCTAATGTTGGGTTCATaattaatgtataaaaatgtatttaaaaaaaaaagcaatcagACTTTAGATGCAGACACCGGTAATAGGACCATTATATAGGGATAGCTGCATTGTGTAACCACCCAattcaatacacacatacagcatgAGTTGTCCGTTGTGAAAAGCTTACTGCTAGAAATGGACTTTGTGTTATACTTACTGTTTAACATTGGCACAATAGTTACTTGGAGCAGAGCCTTCAGCGGTCCTTGCAGTGGAATCAGCTGCACAGAGTGTAGATTCAGACAGTATCCATCAAACACAATTTTATTCTTAAGTTCACAAACACAGTAAGTTAAAACAAAGGTATGCCAAACACCAAACGGTGTCTTACCGCTAACGACTCCAGAGCAGACTGGTTAGAAAAGATTTTAAAcctagaaaacaaaaaaaagtgtataaataactgcattgtgtgtgatccaagtattcagaccccttcCCATTGCAGTGCAAAGTGATTgctcattttattgtattataaatCTAAATAGAAATGTACTAAATGTACTTCTAAGTGTAATTCTAAAGTGAAAACGGAGTTTCtgtaaatttataaatgtaccAAGTAAGATCACTGAAGGGAAACAAGTATTTTGGACACTTTTGCTAATATACTTCAACTCCATATCTTCatatcatttacacacaaattgGCTTTGACTTTGTGCTCATAATTCAGAACAAAAGAGTAGGTGTTTATAAgcataattaaagcaaaaaaaaaaaaaaaaacttatttttacactCATACAGTAATCTCATTTATTAACTGAGCAGCTGATGGttggggccttgctcaggggtccagaagtggcagcttggtggtcctggtaTTTGACTTTTAAATCAGTAGTACAACGTCTTATCCTCTGAGCTACTACTAGCACCCCAAGCAAGACTAATGGGGAAAAATATTCTGTACACAACAAATCCATCAACACTGGAATTTTGTTGCAAAGCTGCTGCAGCTTATGTCCAAAGAATGAATAGCAATATGGTTTAGTTTTGGTCCATTTCTCTTGGAAAATCAACAAGATTTGGGATCCAACTAGATACTTCAAGGCTGGTCCCTGCAGGGCCTTCTTGAGTTATTTTAGCTGTGTGTTCCAAGTTGTTGCTTTGCTGAAGCATGCATCTtctttgtggatttattttCTTGGGTGATGAGATTAAACGTGACATTAAATTTGATGTAAAGTTGATGTATCGTTATTCTCACGAttttttaagtacagtatagtacagtgtgagcTGAAATattgcgtgttttttttttaaatttattttctatagtatATCGTTCCAAAGGAGCTATTTTGATTTGTCTAAATGCTATTAGATTTGCAAGgctgtgctttttttcttgTAGAGAAGTGTTGCATAGGGTTTTAAAAACGGAGATAACTTTTACACCTGCCAGTAAACAAACCAGtacttttttcttgtttcatattttatacatgtatttgtttatgcttatgaatatatactttttttggTCATATTTATAGGATCTCGAAAGATGTGAAAATTGTAAGGTGGtggtataataaataacaaaaacaatattgtctgaagtttgtggacatctgactCTCACACCTACATGGGCTTGTTGAACATTCTAATCCAGATTTAATCTTCACGTCTCTGTTACAATATCACTAGATTTTGTAGTGTGGTTATGAGGatctgtgttcattcagccacaggagcattagtgagatcggGTACTGATGTTGTATGAGGAGGCGTGTGGGGAATAATCAGTGTACCAGTTCATTCTAAAGGTCTTCTGTGTGGTTGAGATCATGGCTCTGTGATAATTACTTGAGTTCTTTGAATCCACCCTTGTCCAAATACATTCATGTCTATGGACCTTATTGTGTGCAGAGGGGAATTGTCAAAGCCTAAGAACTCTCTTTGAAGAAAATCTGATCCAAAGTGTTCACTTTACAACATGACAACAACCTGGATTGTTGGGACAAGTGTCCGGATGTCCTTGAGTGAAATagaaatatgtgaaaatatGTGAAGAGGCATAAAGATTCATAGTTTATAGACATCCAGTTGCTTGAGCTTGAGAGGATTTGCCAGGAAGAATGGGAGAAACTGTCCAAATCCAGGTGTGGAAAGCCTTTAAGATTTATTCAATAATACTCAATTGATTGCTGCCATTAGTGctttaatgcattaaaaaaaacgtgtttttcACTTTGTCAAGTGGACCGGTGTTTGTGTATAGATTAAAGTAAATTTAatccatttaaaatgaaatctatAACACAAACAAGTACAAAAACTAAAGGGGTCtgaatatttttctgtaaatgtagtgtatacagtatatatgtatatagccCAAGAAAGATGTCAGAATGTTTAAACTTCATGTACCTTCTTAGGTCCAGCTGTATAGCCAGTCTCTTCTCCTTCATGTACACCTTAGCATTGAATTTGGACTCctacaaattcaaattcaaaatttatttgtcCCATACAAACCATACACAGTAAGACATGTAGCAAAATTGTTTAGGAGCAGTTGTGACTGCAGTAACCTCACCAGCACCATCTTGTTACCCAAacatttcactctcactctcactcactcatcttctaccgcttatctgaactacctcgggtcacggggagcctgtgcctatctcaggtgtcatcgggcatcaaggcaggatacaccctggacggagtgccaacccatcgcagggcacacacacacactctcattcactcacacaatcacacactatggacaattttccagagatgccaatcaacctaccatgcatgtctttggacagggagaggaaaccggagtacccggaggaaacccccgaggcacggggagaacatgcaaactccacacacacaaggaggaggcgggaatcgaacccccaaccctggaggcgtgaggcaaacgtgctgacccctaagccaccgtgcccacccaAACATTTCATATTACACTAAAGCCAGATACGGAGAGTATTCTGTGCCAGATAGAAAAGCAGACACATTTGGGTGCAATTCCCAGTTGCACTGCAATTCACAGTGATTAGTGTATTGAATTAGTTTCACGCTGTAATGCAGTCACAGCTCTAAGCTGTATTATTGATATGACGAGAATAGAAGGATTTTACTTACTGATTTCCAATCTGACATGAAATCCCCCTTTGTTATTAGAATTCATGTGCATTATGGGAAATCCATACCATGGTCATACTGCTGAGCTGAACAGGTGACTTTCCTGGAGGTACAAGCAGCACTCGGACACCAGCGTGCACGGTTGCTGTTGCCCCTGAAGGCTTGATGGTAGACTTAGGAGCTGATGTTACCTCCATCTCCAGTGAGATTGGAGCATCCATCAAAGCTGGATTCTgaagaacaataacaaaaaaatacataaacaagtACTCCACAAGATTCTGGCTTCTTAGATGAATATTGCTGATGCACTCCATTGTATTGtgcaaatgtttatttccttcAGGGTTTTTGACTGaaactgaacttttttttttaactttcttttaCCAGTACATTGGCATTCCATTGTGCCAGAAGAATGGAAATCAGTgtatcagacatttttaatcagcataaacaattgaattattttatcgcAAAAACTCTGAAATtactttaaatagaattttaatgGTTGAAAATACCACCTTCAatttttagatgcttatgacgTAGCAcctggggcatctcagagagtagAAATGGGCTTGATTTCACCATTTACGTTAAAAGGActtttttgtaacttttctaTGTATTTATTGCCCCTGTAGGCATGGTagaacagaaatacttataaaaaaaactacaatttcTTAAAGcagggggtacggtggcttaggggttagcacgttcgcctcacacctccagggtcggggttcgattcccgcctccaccttgtgtgtgtggagtttgcatgttctccccgtgccacgggggtttcctccgggtactccggtttacctcccccggtccaaagacatgcatggtaggttgattggcatctctggaaaattgtccgtagtgtgtgattgcatgagtgaacgagagtgtgtgtgtgtgtgtgtgtgtgtgtgtgtgtgccctgtgatgggttggcactccgtccagggtgtatcctgccttgatgcccgatgacgcctgagataggcacaggctccccgtgacccgaggtagttcggataagcggtagaagatgaatgaatgaatgaatgaatttcttaaAGCTCTGattgtctactttcatatgaccCATTAACGTCCACTGTAGATTGTGATAAGACAAAGACGTTCAATGTTGGGTATTCCAAATCAGGTAGAAAAACAATAACTTGGAGAAACACATTCAGAAATCTCTCACCAATAGCATGATTGCTCCAAAGTAGGTGGTCCTGAGAAGCATCTCTAAGTCTTTAGGCATCTGAAAAAAATTTCAACAGATTACCCAAGGTCCTTTTACTCAATATAAaatattgctgtgtgtgttaaatatatcTTACTCGTTCATTGGCTATGTGCATCCTGAACACGCCTCCTTTGAAATATGAGTAGAGTCCACTGTCGAAAAAGTACTCAGAGAGAGCCATGTAGATCATGCGGTTGTACTCGTTCAACACTGGATTCACAGAATAATTCTCCAAGATGTCATCCTTGTTCTGCAAGTTGTAGAACATCCCCTACGAAGAGAACGGTTCATTCGGAAAATTCCAATCGACAGAAAAATCCTCAATAACCAATCAGTTATCACTGGTAATAAAGCACTTACCCTAAAATCCATATCAAGACTCGTGCCACTAACCACTGGGTCACTCAAGAGTGAGTAATCAATGCCGACATAATAATCCACTTTTGCACGCACTGCACAAGCACAAACATTCATGCTTAGGGCTCTTAATCTTTTCCAGCACATTTCCACACAGGTCATAAACATGCATCAACAAAAccatttgtgtataaaaataaacagaagtcAGAAGTGCAGTCTGACCTGGAATCGTCTCCAGCAGTTGGTTGATCAGGACAAGGCCAGCGTGGTTAAGAGCAGGGCAAATCTAAAAGAAGTACACAAATTCTGTTCAGATTATTTTCTCTTATAAAGAACTTACCTAGAATTTGACAACTTACACTTCAGTATGAAAACGAACCTGTCGATTCAATATGAAGCGCATTCCTGTTTTCAGGAAAGTGGCTACAAAGTCGTAGACCCTCCTGTAGACATGAAGATGcatgttaaattaaaaatgctTCTGAACTCAAACTTATACCACAGCATGTTTGAATATTCAGAcctggttttcaatttctattaatgcactcatttcagtgtaatttctagaataacagctcattcacatactAGTGGATGTGCCACATAAGTGAAGTCTATTAATAAAgggattacatttttttttaaagattgtctaTTTAATTTTGCACTGATCAGTTGTACAGCTAATGCACAGCTTTTCTTTTATATCAAATCTTTATTAGTTTTCAGGACATATGACTTTGTCCTTTCTGGTTTctaatatgagagagagagagagagagagagagagagagagagtatatctATGAACTGTAaattcatagatttttttttactaatatgTGGTCAGTACCCAAAAGTCCCACCAAATTTGGCCCTCATCTTGGCAATGGAAGCATCACAGCTGACGTTGGCAATCTTCAGACGGCCCTCTTCATCCTTAGCCAGATGGAGTGTGGTGTTGATGTATACGCCTTCTGCAGAGGCGTTGATGGCACCCACATCTTGTCTGATAGATACAGATATAGGTCTGTCAGCTGAGGTTTACACCATATTCAAACCTATTGCTTGAATTTGCTAGAGCATTAATTCATGATTAGCCCCGCCcccatgccccccccccccatcccccaacacacacacacacacacacacacacattcatcaaaGCAGTCGTGAGCATGTCCTTATAAAACTTACATTAACCAGTAGATCACACGTCTCTGGAAGTTGAGGGTAATAGATGAGTTCTGTACATCAAACAGCAGTCCATCTACAGGCTGGAAACTCAAATCTGCAGTCAGGTTCAGCTCTGTAATCTTTATACTGGTGGAAAGAGACAGGAGACTGGTTAGGAGCAGGTATCGTTAAAAATAAGAGATCAAACTGTAGACTTGTACTTTACGATGGTGGTGGGTTGGgattactgtgttactgtgttgtGAAATCctatttctctgtatgttgctaCTGGATACTTGAATTTTCTTTAGGATCCATAAAGGATCTATCTACAAAAAAATTCAGCTATTATCATTGCATTAATGCATGTTGAGTTTAAATGGTACTCGAAAAACTTGTTTCTTTCTAAAAGAGCCTGAATTTGTGTACACAGGGAATGGATAAAGATTTGTCCACTTTGACATTTGTCTGacttttgtcttatttttattcgtttataaaaatgtcattatcgTTTGTCACACATTTGAACTACAAAGGTAAATTCTTATTGCATCTTCTGGTGTGATCTATTGGTTGCATCTGTAACATCTTCATCTTAGTCTTCAccaacaaaatgaacaaataagctTAATTGACTTATCGACTAATTAAAGGAACAATAACCTTTACCTATATTATTTTCTGACTTTCCACATAAGTACATCTCAAATCACAGTTTGGTTCCAGGACTGTGTTGAATACATATtggtacatttatttcatttctttagaaTACTGtggtttattcattcactcactcattttctaccgcttatccgaactacctcgggtcaaaaAATTGTTTCTTTAAATAAGTCACGGATGTCCTGTGTGACGTCTTGAAAAACGATTGGATTTTAggctttgaaaaaaaatgttattcttaaataaaaataaaaatcaagagtgaaagtggggggcacggtggcttagtggttagcacgttcgcctcacacctccagggttgggggttcgattcccgcctccaccttgtgtgtgtggagtttgcatgttctccccgtgcctcgggggtttcctccgggtactccggtttcctctcccggtccaaagacatgcatggtaggttgattggcatctccggaaaattgtctgtagtgtgtgattgcgtgagtgaatgagagtgtgtgtgtgtgtgtgtgtgtgtgtgccctgtgatgggttgacactccgtccagggtgtatcctgccttgatgcccgatgacgcctgagataggcacaggctccccttgacccgaggtagttcggataagcggtaggactactactactactactagaagatgaatgaatgaatgaatgaacgctttaaatgtaatgaattgaTTTTGTCAGCTATCAAATTTCagtctctctgactggagacacACATCATGTCCTTATTTTTGTATGGTTCTCTACAGGCTACAAAtgaatgagagacagatataataaatataatataataatagtatatataATAGTGTTACTGATTGGATGGCGGTCAAACTCACTCTGTAATGGAATACTGGAGATTCCCTTTCTTGCCGTGCATCTCTGGCATGGTGATATCTCCCAGCTCTTGTTCCACAAACTTCTGTGTCTCGTGTTTCACTAAATAAAGTCAATAAGGTCACTTTGTGTGCATCAAAAAACAATTTGCGATTGCTTCTAAATGTGACATACTCTGGTGTAGCTGAATAATCTATATGAATGTGAATGTTCATTTTCTTACACAACTCCAGTCCTCTGGACGTGATGCGGATTTTGAACCCAGGAGAAATTTCTGTCATCTGTGCCATGTGTGGGAGAAGGAAGATGAAGATGGCCATTCTGTAAAGCCCCATGTTGCCTTAAGGGA
This window harbors:
- the pltp gene encoding phospholipid transfer protein isoform X2, coding for MFLLSCNMGLYRMAIFIFLLPHMAQMTEISPGFKIRITSRGLELLKHETQKFVEQELGDITMPEMHGKKGNLQYSITDIKITELNLTADLSFQPVDGLLFDVQNSSITLNFQRRVIYWLIQDVGAINASAEGVYINTTLHLAKDEEGRLKIANVSCDASIAKMRAKFGGTFGRVYDFVATFLKTGMRFILNRQICPALNHAGLVLINQLLETIPVRAKVDYYVGIDYSLLSDPVVSGTSLDMDFRGMFYNLQNKDDILENYSVNPVLNEYNRMIYMALSEYFFDSGLYSYFKGGVFRMHIANERMPKDLEMLLRTTYFGAIMLLNPALMDAPISLEMEVTSAPKSTIKPSGATATVHAGVRVLLVPPGKSPVQLSSMTMESKFNAKVYMKEKRLAIQLDLRRFKIFSNQSALESLALIPLQGPLKALLQVTIVPMLNNYTKKGVQIPLPDGIDLIEDMVEYHDGYITIGANLHFRSGLKELIEKTS
- the pltp gene encoding phospholipid transfer protein isoform X1 is translated as MLNPKARKKSFCNMGLYRMAIFIFLLPHMAQMTEISPGFKIRITSRGLELLKHETQKFVEQELGDITMPEMHGKKGNLQYSITDIKITELNLTADLSFQPVDGLLFDVQNSSITLNFQRRVIYWLIQDVGAINASAEGVYINTTLHLAKDEEGRLKIANVSCDASIAKMRAKFGGTFGRVYDFVATFLKTGMRFILNRQICPALNHAGLVLINQLLETIPVRAKVDYYVGIDYSLLSDPVVSGTSLDMDFRGMFYNLQNKDDILENYSVNPVLNEYNRMIYMALSEYFFDSGLYSYFKGGVFRMHIANERMPKDLEMLLRTTYFGAIMLLNPALMDAPISLEMEVTSAPKSTIKPSGATATVHAGVRVLLVPPGKSPVQLSSMTMESKFNAKVYMKEKRLAIQLDLRRFKIFSNQSALESLALIPLQGPLKALLQVTIVPMLNNYTKKGVQIPLPDGIDLIEDMVEYHDGYITIGANLHFRSGLKELIEKTS
- the pltp gene encoding phospholipid transfer protein isoform X3 — protein: MGLYRMAIFIFLLPHMAQMTEISPGFKIRITSRGLELLKHETQKFVEQELGDITMPEMHGKKGNLQYSITDIKITELNLTADLSFQPVDGLLFDVQNSSITLNFQRRVIYWLIQDVGAINASAEGVYINTTLHLAKDEEGRLKIANVSCDASIAKMRAKFGGTFGRVYDFVATFLKTGMRFILNRQICPALNHAGLVLINQLLETIPVRAKVDYYVGIDYSLLSDPVVSGTSLDMDFRGMFYNLQNKDDILENYSVNPVLNEYNRMIYMALSEYFFDSGLYSYFKGGVFRMHIANERMPKDLEMLLRTTYFGAIMLLNPALMDAPISLEMEVTSAPKSTIKPSGATATVHAGVRVLLVPPGKSPVQLSSMTMESKFNAKVYMKEKRLAIQLDLRRFKIFSNQSALESLALIPLQGPLKALLQVTIVPMLNNYTKKGVQIPLPDGIDLIEDMVEYHDGYITIGANLHFRSGLKELIEKTS